The DNA window ATGTCAGTTTGTTCATTACTGCCAAATAGAATATGAGCCGCTGTATGTAAAAGCATTGAAATTGGTCTAATATACTTTTCATAACTAGTGTTATATTTTTTAATGTTAGTCTGCATGGTGCAGTCAGTTTAGTGCTATTGGTAGTTAGTGTGTTATAGAAATGAAACATAGCTTACCATTCAAGGCGATGAGCAGAATAACTACGTGAAGAACCACTGAGCAGATTGCCATAGTGCAAATGAGCAAATAGCATGATGCACCTCGTGGGTATAAATATGTAGGGTGGGCGGGAGGGTGCTACTTTTTCCAGATGTGGTTATAGACAGTACTGGGTCTTTGTTCATCCCCCCCAGTGTTTGCCAATGTGTTGCTGTGGCTTCATGGTTTCAAATGTTGCTTGGTGAAGTCTATGATGAAAGCTGATTGTGATATTATGAAATGATGACTCTGCTGGTTGGTCTGATTGCATAGAGAACACTTGTGCAATGAGATGCTACCACTAACCGTTGTTGAAAATGTTAGAAATGTGTGGTGTTTGTGGTTCTGTGCATTACAGTTTGCCATGATGGGCTCAGTTTGttggtttaaaaaataaatacaaaaaatggTGTGGACTTCAAAATTGTTTAAGTAGAACATACAGTGCATGCCTGCTGATGTGTATGCAAATCATATCACTAGAGCAATTTCACCATGATTAAGAACACATTTATTTCCATTACAGTACATGGTAATGCATTAGACAGATTAACAGCAAGCTAAAGAATCAGTAATATCCTCAGGTATAAGTAATAGCTAAAGGCATAATTTTGCAGCAAAcaaagtatccattctaacacgACTGCTTGTTGATGACCTTCTTTATCCAGGGTAAGTACTTGGAAATCTGAGTGTAAACATTGGGCACGTTGGGATAGGCACAGTTTCCCCTCATGTTGAAGGAGACGATTCCCACTGCCTCTCCATTGCACACCAAAGGACCACCAGAATCCCCCTGTGGGAAAGAGAATAATCACCTTATATGCCAAACATTGCTTACTGGTTCTTGCTTTGGATCTTCATgtatgatgtgtgtgtattgAATGTAAATTCAGCTAGACAAACCTGACATGTGCCTTTGTCGGTCATGTATCCACCTGCACAGATGACATTGGGAGGAAGATTAACTTTGACGTGATCCCACTGCTTCTGGCAGACCTTCAGATCAATGGCTTCCACGTCCACCACTTGAAGGTCGTCAACGATTGCGCCTATTTTTGTGAGGCCCCATCCAGCAGCAAGGCACTTTATGTTGGGTTTGAGGACTTTATCCTTGGTTGGAAGCCTCACTTTGTTCACGGATTTGCTTAATTTAGCTGCCCTAGACAGCTTGAAACAAACATTTATTATCTGTTTAGCAGTTATGAAAGTATATGACCTTCTAGCACTTTTAGGATACTCTGTCATATCATATGAAGACACATATATTTAACTAAAGCCCTACCTTTAGAAGCATGATGTCACTACCATCCGTTACATTTTTATATGAGTTGGGTTTGCATTTGCGTTCCACATTGTATCTGACAGCTTTCCCGAGGCCCTTCTTGATGTTGTGGGTACCAAGAACAACACTCAAGTTGCTAGGCAAGACGTAGAACAATGTGTTTATCAGTCTGAGTAGTAAGGACACTGATATGCTATATGTAATGATATGCTACTATTTGGAATTTACAGTTGTAATTGAGTTAGGCTACTACTGTACCGTTTGTTGCAGTGTGCAGCTGTTAGCACAAAGTCTGGAGTGATCAGGAATCCTCCACAGATATGCTTCTCATCGTTCTGCACAGAGGCCATGTACTGCAGGGAATTCCTCTTGGCTTTTTTTCCATTGATGATTTGACCCCCAAATGCAACTGAGAGGGTAAAAATAGTACAAACAGCCACAATGAACTAAACCGTAAGGTAATAGGCAAATGTTAGAATCTCATTGATGTGTGTCCATTGAGTTCAGCAGAGAGACTTACCCGAATGTCCCAGATAGGTGAGGAGAACAGTGAGTAGAAGTTTGTTCATGGTGTGCATGTTTGGAGGGCTTGTCAAACGATCCAGGATGACCTGATTCATATGGCCCCGTTATATACACTAGACAGTGTTTTTTTTTCTGAGGACAACTGTGTGGCTTCACTTCTATGATGACTATCTATGATAATTCTATCGATCCATGTATGGTTTCTTCCGGTAAAGTCAAGGTAGGTGGTCTCTGCATTTACTGGAACTCTGGCAGCCCTTCTACACATTAATGTAGGTGGTGAGTTATCATAGACAGATAATAGCCTGCAGTAGTGCATACCACATAGGCCaactcatctcccctctctcatgcAAGAGCCTTTTCTTCTCTGGTTCGATGCTTTCCGGTGTTAGCATGCTAACCAATAACCACCAGTGGTTTACAAAGGAGGACAACACTATTGATGCCTTGAAAGACACTGGGACCTTGGCAATCCCACCAGGGTAAAGACAGGGACCATTCTTTTTCGCAATGAAAACAACATGTAAAACTATGAAAGTTGTGCTGTCAACCTTATTGACTCATCTTGATCTTTGGTGGTATTCTTCTGTGAAATGTTCTGCATCCCCTCTGAGTgacagacaggcaagcaggcGGAGAGGCAGactggaagacagacagacagatcatgtcctctggtctgagacCTGAAACTGTGGTGTGGTTTCAAAGCATTGTGTCGTCTTCATGAAACCAGAGTTACTTTGTTGTCTTGACCACAAGTTTCCACGTGTGGTGGAGTTTGATGAAGAAAGCTGAAGATGTAAGAGGAGCTATCTTTCTAAAGATGTATACTTGTTGGCTTAAAGAGCTAAGTCATCATTATAATTGCACATACCTGAGGTGAAAGATGGAAAAGACACACTCACGTGCATGCATAGACACTCTCTCTTACAAGCACATTCATATTCTTCTCACACACTCACGCTAACACACAGCACTGAGTTTATTTAAGGACTGATGGTATTTTCTGTTTGATAAATTACATTTTATTAATTACAAATGTCTCCATTTGGTTCCTTAATACTTTATGATACACTTGATCCAGGAGAGGTACTTGGCAACTTTTGTGTAGACGTTGGGCTCCTTGGGATTGTCACAGTTTCCTTTTTCATTGAAGGACACAACTCTCACTGCTGTCCCCTTACACACCAGAGGACTGTCTGAATCTCCCTGTAATACTTGGTTAAAAACAGTTACTCTGCAAATCAAGTCATTTCTCTATAATGAATGCATTATCAGACTATACCTTAACTACATTCTATGACCATACCTGACAAACACCTTTATAACCAGCCGCAGTATCACCAGCACATATCATAGACAGGGTTATGGTGGCAGTGTTCCCCCATGATCTCTGGCAGGAGGCTCTGTCTACGACGGTGACATTCACCTCCAGAAGATGTGGGTTTGCAGTTCCGCCTGTTTTAGTGGCACCCTAcccagctacagtacagtaggattTGGCCTTGATGTCCTTGTCTTCTTAGGGAGAGGGATCTGTTGCACAGCTTTGCTTTTCGGCGTAGTTTTGACAAGCTATATTTGGAGCATATGACTGTAGTTAGATACAGTCAATTCTCAAGTAAGCTATATGATATTATGCAAAGCAGTATTATGCACATCTTCAAAAGGTTTTCATATATGATTACTGCACTGGATTTGAACAAACTCAatatgtttgcttatttttttctctaTTTCATCTAAGGTCTGTTGGCATATATTACCTGGGCAATGGTGTGCTAAGCTAAGAGACATTCTGACATGTGTGCATTCTTCCACTGTCATGTACCTGCAACAGCATGATGTCGTTCTGAAATGTCTTAGAGTTGTTACCAGGATGTATGTGGTAATATTTCACATCAATCTTGCGAGCGGAGCTTTCCTGCCTTGAAATGTCATGAGCACCAACCACAACCATCAGATTCACACCTCTGTGAAGAGAAAACAACAGTCTACTTGCTGAGCATTGTCTctgcagaggaactctggagcttcttcagagtgaccatcgggttcttggtcacgtccctgaccaaggcccttctcccccgattgctcagtttgaccaggcGGCAAGCTCTTGGTGGTTCTGATGGATTGAATCACTATGGGGGCCCAAGTTCCTCACACGATACGTGGCTGTATGATTGAGTAGGTAAAATTCCAAAGAAATTGGCCATCTTACTGCCCCAGAAGTCAGGGGTTCAGTTCCTGCTTCTGCCTGTCCCACTTCCACTCCTTCTGTGTCTCCTGCTATTTGTAATCTGTCTAAACAAAGCACTGAAAAATAAAGGTAGTCTCCCACAGAATAGTATTCTCCCTAGGCCCTATTCAGACTTGACAAATTGATTTGATGTGGAAAAAAAGAAAAGGACCACTTGCCCCTTGAAGTTTAAACACAGCAAAACTCCAAGCCAAAGAAAAGAGGAACAAACAAAAGTCATGGACAAATGGAAGAACTCGAACGGGACAACGACAATGAATTCTACAGATATGAAATACCGTCATGGGTGTATCGAGCAAAAAACTGAAAGTGCTGATGTAGAACCTGCAGAACACACAGTTGACCACAAACAGAACACACCTGTGGACAACCCAATGCCTCTGCCAGAAGAGACTCAGAACAAAGTGGAACAGACAAgggacttacagtgcattcggaaagtattcagacttttttcacattttgttacgtaagtcttattctaaaatggatgaaatcgtTTGTTtcgcctcatcaatctacacactatccaataatgacaaagcaaaacaataTATatgatttttttgcaaatgtattaaatataaaaggctagcatatttacataagtattcagaccctctattctgtactttgttgaagcacttttggcaatgattacagtCTAGACTCTAGACTCTTCTTGGGTAAAAAACTACAAAcctggcacacttgtatttggggagtatctcccattctcctctgcagatcctctcaagctctcaggTTTGATCCtcactgcacaactattttcaggtctctgcagagatgctcgatcgggttcaagtccaggctctggctgggccactcaaggacattcagagacttgtcccaaagctactcctgtgttgtcttggctgtgtgcttaaggtcattatcttgttggaaggtgaacctttgacccagtctgaggtcctgagtgcggggggctgccttaattgacatccacaTCTTTGGcacccaggaacagtgggttaactgccttgctcaaggacagaatgacagatttttaccttgtcagctctgggattcgatccagcaaccttcttTTGCTGGCTCAAGAGTCTAACTGCTAGgctgattgaggccactgtgttcttggggattttTTTTGCTCAATGTCTTTATTTGAATAACTTTTAATTGATAAATATTTCCTATAAATGGCAGCAAAAGACCACAAAGTTATAGGCTTTAGCAGCAATTTGAATGACATAAAAAAATAGCATGCAACCAAAGACTATGTGTCATATGATTTTCTAAAATGGTTACTAATTACTTTAcatagtatatactgtacacactatCATTCAAAAATGtggggtcacttggaaatgtccttgttttttaaagaataataacatcaaattgatcagaaatacagtgtagacattgttaatattgtaaattacTTTTGTTGCTGGAAATGactgattttttaaatggaatatctacataggcgtacagaggcccattatcagcaaccatctctCCTTTGTTCCAATTgtatgttgtgttagctaatccaagtttataattttaaaaggctaattgatcattagaaaacccttttgcaattatgatagcacagctgaaaatgtttgtgctgattaaagaagcaataaaactggccttctttagactagttatgTATATGGAGAATCAGCacttgtgggttcaattacaggcttaaaatggctggaaacaaagacctttcttctgaaacttgtcagtctattcgtgttctgagaaatgaaggctattccatgctagaaatttgccaagaaactgaagatctcgaacaacgctgtgtactactcccttcacagaacagcgcaaactggctcgaaacagaatagaaagaggagtgggaggtctttgcaactctgcctagaagaccagcatcctggagtcgcctcttcactgttgacattgagactggtgtttt is part of the Oncorhynchus keta strain PuntledgeMale-10-30-2019 chromosome 26, Oket_V2, whole genome shotgun sequence genome and encodes:
- the LOC118358740 gene encoding mast cell protease 1A-like, whose product is MNQVILDRLTSPPNMHTMNKLLLTVLLTYLGHSVAFGGQIINGKKAKRNSLQYMASVQNDEKHICGGFLITPDFVLTAAHCNKRNLSVVLGTHNIKKGLGKAVRYNVERKCKPNSYKNVTDGSDIMLLKLSRAAKLSKSVNKVRLPTKDKVLKPNIKCLAAGWGLTKIGAIVDDLQVVDVEAIDLKVCQKQWDHVKVNLPPNVICAGGYMTDKGTCQGDSGGPLVCNGEAVGIVSFNMRGNCAYPNVPNVYTQISKYLPWIKKVINKQSC